The following proteins are encoded in a genomic region of Sesamum indicum cultivar Zhongzhi No. 13 linkage group LG8, S_indicum_v1.0, whole genome shotgun sequence:
- the LOC105168999 gene encoding myosin-11 isoform X1 — translation MSTPERRASSSTVVREVDPLLKDLSEKKQSFRRNVVSLAAELKDVRSRLASQEQSFAKETLTRQEAETKAKNMETEISRLEKSLEERDMQLHASTSAAEKYVKELDDLRLQLSATRATADASALSAQSAQLQCSALVKELEEKNCSLKEHETRVNKLGEQLDLLQKDLRAREFSQIQLKDEVSRIEHEIMQALTKAGANKDCELRKVLDEVSPRNFEKINKLLTVKDEEIAKLRDEIRVMSAHFKLKTKELESQLEKHRRADQELKKKVLKLEFCLQEARAQTRKLQRMGERRDKALKELRDQLAAKQQAESLTPSNEKQNFWESSGFKIVVSMSMLILVVFSKR, via the exons ATGTCAACGCCGGAGAGGCGGGCGTCCTCGTCGACGGTGGTGAGGGAGGTGGATCCGTTGCTGAAGGATCTGAGTGAAAAGAAGCAAAGCTTCCGGCGGAACGTGGTGTCGCTGGCGGCGGAGCTGAAGGATGTCCGCAGCCGCCTAGCTTCTCAAGAACAGTCCTTCGCCAAAGAAACCCTAACTAGACAG gAAGCAGAAACTAAAGCCAAGAACATGGAGACAGAGATAAGTAGATTGGAGAAGAGCTTAGAGGAGAGAGATATGCAGCTGCACGCTTCAACATCTGCTGCTGAGAAG TATGTCAAAGAATTGGACGATCTGAGGTTGCAGCTTTCAGCAACTAGAGCAACCGCAGACGCAAGTGCGCTGTCTGCACAATCTGCACAGTTACAGTGTTCGGCGCTGGTGAAAGAATTAGAAGAGAAAAATTGCTCTTTGAAAGAGCACGAGACTCGTGTGAATAAACTGGGAGAACAACTAGATCTTCTACAGAAGGATCTTCGAGCCCGagaattttctcaaattcagCTAAAAGATGAAGTCTCGAGAATTGAGCATGAGATCATGCAAGCATTAACCAAGGCTGGTGCAAATAAGGATTGTGAGCTTCGGAAAGTTTTAGATGAGGTGTCCCCAAGGAATTTCGAAAAGATTAATAAACTTCTGACTGTAAAGGATGAAGAAATAGCCAAGCTGAGAGATGAAATCAGGGTTATGTCTGCCCATTTCAAGCTTAAAACTAAAGAGCTGGAATCTCAG TTAGAGAAGCATCGTAGGGCAGATCAAGAGTTGAAAAAGAAAGTTCTGAAGTTAGAGTTCTGTCTCCAAGAAGCTCGAGCTCAGACTCGCAAGTTACAAAGA ATGGGAGAGCGAAGGGACAAAGCTCTGAAGGAACTAAGAGATCAGTTGGCAGCCAAACAACAAGCCGAATCTCTCACTCCAAGCAACGAGAAGCAGAACTTCTGGGAGAGCTCAGGTTTCAAGATTGTGGTTTCAATGTCGATGTTGATTTTGGTAGTGTTCTCGAAGCGGTAA
- the LOC105168999 gene encoding myosin-11 isoform X2 translates to MSTPERRASSSTVVREVDPLLKDLSEKKQSFRRNVVSLAAELKDVRSRLASQEQSFAKETLTRQEAETKAKNMETEISRLEKSLEERDMQLHASTSAAEKYVKELDDLRLQLSATRATADASALSAQSAQLQCSALVKELEEKNCSLKEHETRVNKLGEQLDLLQKDLRAREFSQIQLKDEVSRIEHEIMQALTKAGANKDCELRKVLDEVSPRNFEKINKLLTVKDEEIAKLRDEIRVMSAHFKLKTKELESQLEKHRRADQELKKKVLKLEFCLQEARAQTRKLQRSHLYLFCRWESEGTKL, encoded by the exons ATGTCAACGCCGGAGAGGCGGGCGTCCTCGTCGACGGTGGTGAGGGAGGTGGATCCGTTGCTGAAGGATCTGAGTGAAAAGAAGCAAAGCTTCCGGCGGAACGTGGTGTCGCTGGCGGCGGAGCTGAAGGATGTCCGCAGCCGCCTAGCTTCTCAAGAACAGTCCTTCGCCAAAGAAACCCTAACTAGACAG gAAGCAGAAACTAAAGCCAAGAACATGGAGACAGAGATAAGTAGATTGGAGAAGAGCTTAGAGGAGAGAGATATGCAGCTGCACGCTTCAACATCTGCTGCTGAGAAG TATGTCAAAGAATTGGACGATCTGAGGTTGCAGCTTTCAGCAACTAGAGCAACCGCAGACGCAAGTGCGCTGTCTGCACAATCTGCACAGTTACAGTGTTCGGCGCTGGTGAAAGAATTAGAAGAGAAAAATTGCTCTTTGAAAGAGCACGAGACTCGTGTGAATAAACTGGGAGAACAACTAGATCTTCTACAGAAGGATCTTCGAGCCCGagaattttctcaaattcagCTAAAAGATGAAGTCTCGAGAATTGAGCATGAGATCATGCAAGCATTAACCAAGGCTGGTGCAAATAAGGATTGTGAGCTTCGGAAAGTTTTAGATGAGGTGTCCCCAAGGAATTTCGAAAAGATTAATAAACTTCTGACTGTAAAGGATGAAGAAATAGCCAAGCTGAGAGATGAAATCAGGGTTATGTCTGCCCATTTCAAGCTTAAAACTAAAGAGCTGGAATCTCAG TTAGAGAAGCATCGTAGGGCAGATCAAGAGTTGAAAAAGAAAGTTCTGAAGTTAGAGTTCTGTCTCCAAGAAGCTCGAGCTCAGACTCGCAAGTTACAAAGA TCTCACTTATATCTATTCTGCAGATGGGAGAGCGAAGGGACAAAGCTCTGA
- the LOC105169000 gene encoding uncharacterized protein LOC105169000, translated as MNSNLAGVMGGGGPQSQQVPEAAEEQYVRAKTSVWWDIENCHVPKTCDPHTIAQNISSALIKMNYCGPVSISAYGDTTRISAAVQHALNSTGVALNHVPAGVKDASDKKILVDMLFWAVDNPAPANYLLISGDRDFSNALHQLRMRRYNILLAQPQKASAPLLAAAKSVWLWTSLSAGGPPLTNVEYTQFANNGYGYSSGTDSQVTESIHTTQPVDSFHESFHLGNQKFSNMGRGTDLKYKGKQTRRNFTQPSMPRTSNAMVGSEEDYNNGNFRPPAYGYPKPFNDPQELTSNYNPKVATTGSGFTYAPGNIDSTWTNTSHPHGSHHIHYSQSVRANGHSVEPTLLPVSSSSTNQLWRPPAVMPHRPDSPNFTSGPSTYVPDIGNLNISEYPRQDRSSPAPQPRNGGEKRQNSIESSNRVSFSIPQKGYNAQKKPFYQEAQTSRFFHGSQEIPPQLSSAVGTATIAVNSVSATPGCPKPPEYVQGLIGIILLALNTLKNEKIVPTEENITDCIKYGDPRHRSTDVKKALAYAVEQQLVVQQQLGNLQMYVGKNEKLWQCVNPLAGNIKQYSKSTWDEIQRFLSSSAGRSAILDTQCRYEAATIVKKMCLKEISLGEILQILHMVINMKKWIICNYQSGWQPIKVTIAEINPDPGLAAAT; from the exons ATGAATTCTAATCTGGCTGGGGTGATGGGGGGAGGCGGGCCGCAGTCTCAGCAAGTACCGGAGGCCGCCGAGGAGCAGTACGTCAGGGCGAAGACATCGGTGTGGTGGGACATCGAGAACTGTCACGTGCCGAAAACGTGCGATCCCCACACCATTGCGCAGAATATTAGCTCCGCCTTAATCAAGATGAATTACTGTGGCCCCGTTTCCATCTCCGCGTACGGTGACACCACTAGGATCTCTGCCGCCGTTCAGCACGCGCTTAACAGCACCGGCGTCGCCCTTAATCACGTCCCTGCTG GTGTGAAAGATGCCAGTGACAAGAAGATTCTGGTGGACATGTTGTTTTGGGCGGTTGACAATCCTGCCCCTgccaattatttattgatatctGGAGACCGAGATTTCTCAAATGCTCTCCACCAACTGCGCATGCGTCGATATAATATTCTTCTAGCACAACCGCAAAAAGCTTCTGCACCACTTCTTGCTGCTGCAAAGAGTGTGTGGCTGTGGACAAGTCTATCAGCTGGAGGGCCACCACTTACAAATGTTGAGTATACCCAGTTTGCAAATAATGGTTATGGGTATTCTTCAGGCACTGACTCACAGGTTACAGAATCCATTCACACAACCCAACCTGTGGATTCTTTTCATGAAAGTTTCCATTTGGGAAAtcagaaattttcaaatatggGGAGAGGAACTGACCTAAAATATAAGGGGAAACAAACCCGTAGAAATTTCACTCAGCCTAGCATGCCAAGAACCTCAAACGCCATGGTTGGATCTGAAGAAGATTATAACAATGGCAACTTCCGTCCACCGGCATATGGATACCCTAAGCCATTCAATGATCCCCAGGAATTAACTAGTAATTATAACCCAAAAGTTGCAACTACTGGATCAGGATTCACTTATGCTCCTGGTAATATTGATTCTACGTGGACCAATACTAGTCACCCTCATGGCTCTCATCACATTCACTATTCTCAGTCAGTAAGGGCAAATGGTCACTCTGTTGAACCAACATTGCTGCCAGTTAGTTCTTCATCAACCAATCAGCTTTGGCGTCCTCCTGCTGTAATGCCTCATAGGCCTGATTCTCCCAACTTTACCTCAGGTCCTTCAACATATGTACCTGATATTggcaatttaaatatttctgagTACCCCAGACAAGATCGCAGCTCTCCTGCTCCCCAACCACGAAATGGAGGAGAGAAAAGGCAAAACTCTATTGAGTCTTCAAATCGCGTTAGCTTTAGCATTCCCCAAAAAGGATATAATGCACAAAAGAAACCCTTTTATCAAGAAGCACAGACCAGCAGATTCTTCCATGGTAGTCAAGAGATTCCACCACAATTGTCTTCTGCAGTTGGAACTGCCACCATTGCTGTTAATAGCGTGTCTGCAACACCAGGATGTCCGAAACCTCCTGAATATGTACAAGGTCTTATTGGGATCATTCTACTTGCTCTCAACACCCTTAAAAATGAGAAGATTGTGCCTACTGAGGAAAATATTACTGATTGCATTAAATATGGGGATCCCAGGCATCGTAGTACTGATGTTAAGAAAGCTTTAGCATATGCTGTTGAACAGCAGTTGGTAGTACAGCAGCAGTTAGGTAACCTGCAGATGTATGTTGGGAAAAATGAGAAACTGTGGCAGTGCGTGAACCCCTTGGCTGGTAATATAAAGCAGTACTCAAAATCGACATGGGATGAAATCCAGAGATTTCTTTCATCCTCTGCTGGACGATCTGCAATACTGGATACTCAATGCAG GTATGAGGCAGCTACAATTGTGAAAAAGATGTGCTTAAAAGAGATTTCTTTGGGTGAAATTCTCCAGATTTTACACATGGTAATTAACATGAAAAAGTGGATTATCTGTAATTATCAGTCAGGATGGCAACCAATTAAGGTTACAATTGCAGAGATCAACCCTGATCCAGGGTTGGCTGCTGCTACTTAA
- the LOC105169001 gene encoding pentatricopeptide repeat-containing protein At5g64320, mitochondrial-like — MAIKLSSLTLSRRIPNWACLNAHLSSISCAINLQSTQESEQSQSNSAEFEAKIQFLKNRLHPDSLVSVLERTSDLNSSVKLFKWASLQKTFNHTADTYHMMILKLGMAGNVEEMEGFCHEMVREKCRGFDKSLLALIDSFVGNHRLSEALRVLYVMNSSSFKPSIGIINALMSALVEEKRDFKDVLFVYKEMVKAGICPDIDTLNYLLEALFESGRVDTAIDQYRRMDKKGCNPNIRTFEILISGLAARNRVEQSIGILQEMFECGCELDSRFYTRIIPIFCGLQNLEIGSRLFKLMRASNIAPDSVTYGAMIRCLCEHLQMDDAIKLFKEMTDSSLLPDHQVYVDIINGLCKLNKITEARNLLEERNLMDTCLHNSILASYCNSGNFILAKDMFRDMLGRSIIDASSWNILIRFLCENLVINKASEYVCRMVISSFVPDSATYSALILGNCKTGKVADALYLFGHIKSKYWVLDSVSYAEFVECLCQRGNIQDAAKVFCYMCDKGCTLQLTSFNMLIEKICASGEVNRAIKLLSLAYSTDVVASLGASYNNILRGLSRLGQENYLWMMLAQMIVIGCALDAETYCILIQCMSALDHIGDCVFVFNLMLREDLIPDSETLGCLLSCLAKYSQMHLIFPSIDKLVSMPEILDSTMYSVLIDSLWREGYRSEASHLLDLMLEKGWVPDASTHALLIGSIARKEMVGRKSGSEIFSIQDNVSCILEEGLGKR; from the coding sequence ATGGCTATAAAACTTTCATCTTTGACGCTGTCCAGGAGAATCCCTAACTGGGCTTGTCTGAATGCCCATCTTTCTTCGATATCATGTGCAATTAACTTGCAGTCCACCCAAGAATCCGAGCAAAGCCAATCGAATTCCGCTGAATTTGAAGCAAAGATTCAGTTTTTAAAGAATAGGCTTCATCCCGATAGCTTAGTCTCTGTATTGGAGAGAACCTCTGATTTGAACTCCTCAGTGAAGCTATTCAAATGGGCTTCCCTTCAGAAAACATTCAACCACACAGCAGATACATATCACATGATGATTCTGAAGCTGGGCATGGCCGGAAATGTGGAGGAGATGGAGGGTTTTTGTCATGAAATGGTAAGGGAGAAATGCCGTGGTTTTGATAAGTCTCTTTTGGCTTTGATTGATTCATTTGTTGGTAATCACAGGCTTAGTGAAGCCTTGAGGGTTCTTTATGTTATGAACTCAAGTAGTTTTAAGCCTTCTATAGGCATAATTAATGCATTGATGAGTGCACTTGTGgaagaaaagagagattttAAGGATGTGCTGTTTGTGTATAAAGAAATGGTGAAAGCTGGAATTTGTCCGGATATCGACACCCTCAATTACCTGTTGGAGGCTCTGTTTGAATCTGGGAGAGTTGATACAGCTATAGATCAGTACAGAAGAATGGACAAGAAAGGGTGTAATCCCAATATCAGGACTTTTGAGATCCTCATAAGTGGTCTTGCTGCAAGGAATAGAGTGGAACAGTCGATTGGCATATTGCAGGAGATGTTTGAATGCGGGTGTGAGCTGGACTCTAGATTTTATACTCGTATAATACCTATATTTTGTGGTCTGCAGAATCTAGAGATTGGTTCAAGGTTGTTTAAACTGATGAGAGCTTCTAATATAGCTCCAGATTCTGTCACTTATGGGGCTATGATAAGATGTTTGTGTGAGCATCTCCAAATGGATGATGCGATCAAACTTTTTAAAGAGATGACTGACAGTAGCTTGTTGCCTGATCATCAAGTGTACGTAGATATAATAAATGGTctttgtaaattaaataaaatcactgAAGCCCGGAACTTACTGGAAGAGAGAAATCTCATGGATACTTGTCTTCATAACTCAATTCTTGCATCATATTGCAACAGTGGCAATTTTATCTTGGCAAAAGATATGTTCCGTGATATGCTTGGGAGGAGTATAATTGATGCTAGTTCTTGGAATATCCTTATCAGATTTCTCTGTGAGAACTTGGTGATCAACAAAGCGTCGGAGTATGTCTGTAGGATGGTTATTTCTTCTTTCGTACCTGACTCTGCTACTTACTCTGCTCTTATTCTTGGGAACTGTAAAACGGGAAAAGTTGCAGATGCTTTATATTTGTTTGGCCATATTAAATCGAAATATTGGGTTTTGGATTCTGTCTCTTATGCTGAGTTTGTTGAATGTCTTTGTCAGAGGGGAAACATTCAAGATGCTGCTAAAGTGTTTTGCTATATGTGTGATAAAGGTTGTACTCTTCAATTGACCTCCTTCAATATGTTGATTGAGAAAATCTGTGCAAGTGGAGAGGTTAATAGAGCCATCAAATTGTTATCATTGGCATACTCCACTGATGTGGTAGCTTCTTTAGGTGCCAGTTACAACAATATCTTGAGAGGTCTATCTAGGTTGGGCCAGGAAAATTATCTCTGGATGATGCTTGCACAAATGATAGTAATTGGCTGTGCTCTTGATGCGGAAACTTACTGCATTCTCATTCAGTGCATGAGTGCTTTGGATCACATAGGAGATTGcgtttttgttttcaatttaatgCTGCGTGAGGACCTAATTCCTGATTCAGAAACATTAGGTTGCTTGTTGTCTTGTTTGGCTAAGTATTCTCAAATGCACTTGATTTTTCCTTCGATTGACAAGCTTGTCTCCATGCCTGAAATTCTTGATTCAACTATGTATAGTGTACTAATTGATAGCCTCTGGAGAGAAGGATACAGAAGTGAGGCAAGCCACTTGCTGGATTTAATGTTGGAAAAGGGTTGGGTCCCAGATGCTTCCACGCATGCATTGCTAATAGGTTCTATTGCAAGAAAGGAAATGGTGGGCAGAAAATCTGGTAGTGAAATATTTAGCATTCAAGACAATGTGAGTTGCATTCTTGAAGAGGGCCTGGGGAAAAGATGA
- the LOC105169002 gene encoding uncharacterized protein LOC105169002 isoform X2, protein MMNNAVDDISEPGLLLDATFDMVSDANHDEAQTDVPTEISVPTEMPMPISFVGSYSEKHAKVAEKWQDNITGVGQRFNSVHEFREALRKYAIAHQFAFKYKKNDSDRVTVKCKSEGCPWRIHASRLSTTPLICIKKMTPTHTCEGSMGTNGYKATRSWVASIIKEKLSVFPNYKPKDIVNDIKQQYGIQLNYFQAWRGKEIAKEQLQGSYKEAYSQLPFFCEKIMETNPGSLATFTTKEDSSFHRLFVSFHASLYGFEHGCRPLLFLDSIFLKSKYQGSLLAATAADGDDGFFPVAFAVVDTESDENWRWFLQQLKTALSNCHGLTFVADREKGLRESIAGIFQNEDVHHGFCLRYLSEQFLRDLKGKFSHEVKRLMVEDFFSAAHAPTPEGFHRCVESIKNISVQAHNWIMQSEPVHWANAFFQGARYNHMTSNFGELFYNWVRDAHELPITQMVDAIRNKIMELIYSRRSESIDWLRRLTPSMEDRLEKESAKVSTLQVLISAGNRFEVRGETVEVVDVDNCDCSCKGWQLTGLPCSHAIAVIGCLGRDPHDYCSRYFTTESYRTTYSQSVHPISNVNGPFQKGTSQLAVTVTPPPTRRPPGRPTTKKTGSQDVGKRQFLCSRCKGTGHNKSNCKELLLEC, encoded by the coding sequence ATGATGAACAATGCTGTGGATGATATAAGTGAGCCTGGTCTTCTGCTTGATGCCACTTTTGATATGGTCAGTGATGCCAACCATGACGAGGCGCAAACTGATGTACCAACTGAGATTTCTGTACCTACTGAAATGCCTATGCcaatttcttttgttggttCCTACAGTGAAAAGCATGCTAAAGTCGCAGAGAAGTGGCAGGACAATATTACTGGTGTGGGCCAAAGGTTCAATAGTGTACATGAATTTCGCGAGGCATTGCGCAAATATGCCATTGCACATCAGTTTGCTTTTAAGTACAAGAAGAATGATAGTGATCGTGTAACTGTAAAATGCAAATCAGAGGGCTGTCCTTGGAGAATTCACGCATCAAGGTTGTCGACCACCCCACTGATTTGCATTAAGAAAATGACTCCAACACATACATGTGAAGGTTCCATGGGAACAAATGGTTATAAGGCAACAAGAAGTTGGGTTGCTAGTATCATCAAGGAAAAACTTTCAGTTTTCCCAAACTATAAGCCGAAGGACATTGTCAATGACATCAAACAGCAATATGGAATCCAGCTAAACTACTTTCAGGCTTGGCGGGGCAAAGAGATCGCCAAGGAGCAGCTTCAGGGTTCTTATAAAGAGGCATATAGTCAGTTACCATTTTTCTGTGAGAAGATAATGGAAACAAATCCAGGAAGTCTAGCTACATTCACTACTAAAGAAGACTCAAGCTTTCATCGCCtctttgtttcctttcatGCTTCTTTATATGGCTTTGAACATGGCTGCCGTCCTTTGCTTTTTCTGGATAGCATATTTTTGAAGTCAAAATACCAAGGATCTCTGTTGGCTGCTACAGCTGCTGATGGGGACGATGGATTCTTCCCTGTTGCTTTTGCTGTTGTAGACACAGAATCTGATGAAAACTGGCGATGGTTTCTACAACAACTAAAAACTGCTCTGTCAAATTGTCATGGATTAACTTTTGTTGCTGATAGAGAAAAGGGATTGAGAGAGTCAATTGCTGGAATTTTTCAGAATGAGGATGTTCACCATGGTTTCTGCCTGCGCTATCTGTCTGAGCAGTTTCTTAGAGATTTGAAGGGAAAATTTTCTCATGAAGTGAAGCGTCTTATGGTTGAGGATTTTTTCAGTGCTGCTCATGCCCCTACGCCTGAAGGTTTTCATAGATGTGTCGAAagcattaaaaatatttcagtcCAAGCACATAATTGGATCATGCAAAGCGAGCCCGTTCACTGGGCAAATGCATTCTTCCAGGGTGCACGATATAACCATATGACGTCAAATTTTGGGGAGCTGTTCTACAACTGGGTACGCGATGCACATGAATTGCCCATAACGCAGATGGTTGATGCGATACGGAATAAAATTATGGAACTAATTTATTCTCGCCGTTCAGAATCTATTGATTGGCTGAGAAGGTTGACTCCCTCGATGGAAGACAGACTAGAGAAGGAAAGTGCTAAAGTTAGTACACTTCAGGTATTAATATCAGCTGGTAACAGATTTGAGGTTCGTGGAGAGACTGTTGAAGTTGTTGATGTTGATAACTGTGATTGTAGTTGTAAGGGTTGGCAGCTTACTGGATTGCCTTGTTCTCATGCAATTGCTGTCATTGGTTGTCTTGGCCGAGACCCACATGATTATTGTTCCAGATACTTCACAACTGAGAGTTACAGAACAACATATTCTCAGTCAGTACATCCTATTTCAAATGTAAATGGCCCTTTTCAGAAGGGCACTTCTCAGCTTGCAGTAACTGTAACCCCTCCCCCAACTCGTCGTCCACCTGGACGGCCTACTACTAAAAAAACTGGCTCACAAGATGTGGGAAAACGGCAATTCCTATGCAGTAGATGCAAGGGTACTGGCCACAACAAGTCGAATTGTAAAGAGCTTTTGTTGGAGTGTTAG
- the LOC105169002 gene encoding uncharacterized protein LOC105169002 isoform X1, with translation MMAEKKVIVICQSGGKFETSADGILSYEGGDAHAMEVDNKMKFKDFKLEVAEMFNCNLATMSIKYFLPGNKKTLISISNDKDLKRMIKFHSDSDTAEIYVVMEEIVAPEASYMPGSRSSRTSLSEAAVPLNASQTMMNNAVDDISEPGLLLDATFDMVSDANHDEAQTDVPTEISVPTEMPMPISFVGSYSEKHAKVAEKWQDNITGVGQRFNSVHEFREALRKYAIAHQFAFKYKKNDSDRVTVKCKSEGCPWRIHASRLSTTPLICIKKMTPTHTCEGSMGTNGYKATRSWVASIIKEKLSVFPNYKPKDIVNDIKQQYGIQLNYFQAWRGKEIAKEQLQGSYKEAYSQLPFFCEKIMETNPGSLATFTTKEDSSFHRLFVSFHASLYGFEHGCRPLLFLDSIFLKSKYQGSLLAATAADGDDGFFPVAFAVVDTESDENWRWFLQQLKTALSNCHGLTFVADREKGLRESIAGIFQNEDVHHGFCLRYLSEQFLRDLKGKFSHEVKRLMVEDFFSAAHAPTPEGFHRCVESIKNISVQAHNWIMQSEPVHWANAFFQGARYNHMTSNFGELFYNWVRDAHELPITQMVDAIRNKIMELIYSRRSESIDWLRRLTPSMEDRLEKESAKVSTLQVLISAGNRFEVRGETVEVVDVDNCDCSCKGWQLTGLPCSHAIAVIGCLGRDPHDYCSRYFTTESYRTTYSQSVHPISNVNGPFQKGTSQLAVTVTPPPTRRPPGRPTTKKTGSQDVGKRQFLCSRCKGTGHNKSNCKELLLEC, from the exons ATGATGGCTGAGAAGAAAGTTATAGTCATTTGTCAGTCAGGTGGTAAATTTGAGACCAGTGCCGATGGTATACTTTCTTATGAAGGTGGTGATGCCCATGCTATGGAAGTTGATAACAAAATGAAGTTTAAGGATTTCAAGTTGGAGGTAGCAGAGATGTTTAATTGCAATCTTGCTACCATGTCGATCAAATACTTTCTTCCAGGGAACAAGAAGACCCTTATCAGCATCTCCAATGACAAAGATCTCAAACGCATGATCAAATTTCATAGCGACTCTGACACTGCAGAGATTTATGTTGTGATGGAAGAAATTGTTGCCCCTGAAGCGTCCTACATGCCGGGCAGTAG GTCAAGTAGGACATCTTTGTCTGAAGCTGCCGTTCCCCTTAATGCTTCCCAAACTATGATGAACAATGCTGTGGATGATATAAGTGAGCCTGGTCTTCTGCTTGATGCCACTTTTGATATGGTCAGTGATGCCAACCATGACGAGGCGCAAACTGATGTACCAACTGAGATTTCTGTACCTACTGAAATGCCTATGCcaatttcttttgttggttCCTACAGTGAAAAGCATGCTAAAGTCGCAGAGAAGTGGCAGGACAATATTACTGGTGTGGGCCAAAGGTTCAATAGTGTACATGAATTTCGCGAGGCATTGCGCAAATATGCCATTGCACATCAGTTTGCTTTTAAGTACAAGAAGAATGATAGTGATCGTGTAACTGTAAAATGCAAATCAGAGGGCTGTCCTTGGAGAATTCACGCATCAAGGTTGTCGACCACCCCACTGATTTGCATTAAGAAAATGACTCCAACACATACATGTGAAGGTTCCATGGGAACAAATGGTTATAAGGCAACAAGAAGTTGGGTTGCTAGTATCATCAAGGAAAAACTTTCAGTTTTCCCAAACTATAAGCCGAAGGACATTGTCAATGACATCAAACAGCAATATGGAATCCAGCTAAACTACTTTCAGGCTTGGCGGGGCAAAGAGATCGCCAAGGAGCAGCTTCAGGGTTCTTATAAAGAGGCATATAGTCAGTTACCATTTTTCTGTGAGAAGATAATGGAAACAAATCCAGGAAGTCTAGCTACATTCACTACTAAAGAAGACTCAAGCTTTCATCGCCtctttgtttcctttcatGCTTCTTTATATGGCTTTGAACATGGCTGCCGTCCTTTGCTTTTTCTGGATAGCATATTTTTGAAGTCAAAATACCAAGGATCTCTGTTGGCTGCTACAGCTGCTGATGGGGACGATGGATTCTTCCCTGTTGCTTTTGCTGTTGTAGACACAGAATCTGATGAAAACTGGCGATGGTTTCTACAACAACTAAAAACTGCTCTGTCAAATTGTCATGGATTAACTTTTGTTGCTGATAGAGAAAAGGGATTGAGAGAGTCAATTGCTGGAATTTTTCAGAATGAGGATGTTCACCATGGTTTCTGCCTGCGCTATCTGTCTGAGCAGTTTCTTAGAGATTTGAAGGGAAAATTTTCTCATGAAGTGAAGCGTCTTATGGTTGAGGATTTTTTCAGTGCTGCTCATGCCCCTACGCCTGAAGGTTTTCATAGATGTGTCGAAagcattaaaaatatttcagtcCAAGCACATAATTGGATCATGCAAAGCGAGCCCGTTCACTGGGCAAATGCATTCTTCCAGGGTGCACGATATAACCATATGACGTCAAATTTTGGGGAGCTGTTCTACAACTGGGTACGCGATGCACATGAATTGCCCATAACGCAGATGGTTGATGCGATACGGAATAAAATTATGGAACTAATTTATTCTCGCCGTTCAGAATCTATTGATTGGCTGAGAAGGTTGACTCCCTCGATGGAAGACAGACTAGAGAAGGAAAGTGCTAAAGTTAGTACACTTCAGGTATTAATATCAGCTGGTAACAGATTTGAGGTTCGTGGAGAGACTGTTGAAGTTGTTGATGTTGATAACTGTGATTGTAGTTGTAAGGGTTGGCAGCTTACTGGATTGCCTTGTTCTCATGCAATTGCTGTCATTGGTTGTCTTGGCCGAGACCCACATGATTATTGTTCCAGATACTTCACAACTGAGAGTTACAGAACAACATATTCTCAGTCAGTACATCCTATTTCAAATGTAAATGGCCCTTTTCAGAAGGGCACTTCTCAGCTTGCAGTAACTGTAACCCCTCCCCCAACTCGTCGTCCACCTGGACGGCCTACTACTAAAAAAACTGGCTCACAAGATGTGGGAAAACGGCAATTCCTATGCAGTAGATGCAAGGGTACTGGCCACAACAAGTCGAATTGTAAAGAGCTTTTGTTGGAGTGTTAG